In Apis mellifera strain DH4 linkage group LG1, Amel_HAv3.1, whole genome shotgun sequence, the sequence tgtgtgtggtctCTAACGCGAAGGGGAGCAAAGATTGTGAAACGAAGgctggggagggaggggaggaaggttCATTAtagaaagatgaaatttaatgcCGGTTACTTATGCATACGACGCGTCGAGACCGTATTATTCGCGCGTTATTATACACGCGCAGGATGCATGCGAGCCGGAAATGTCTCGTAAGGGGAAACGCGATCGCGCGATCCACGGCAACTTAATGACGGTTAATATGTAATTCTCCCCTATTGAAATCCGATATAATATTACGAATTCTCGTCCCGtggttgttaataaaatatacgtgtGATTGGACGCGTGGGGATGCGTATTGGAGCGAGTAGAGAATGGATAACGCGACTCgtgctatatataatttcaataaattctggAATCCGGGATGTTCGATGATAGACGAATTCCGTGTTCGAACGAGGATGGCGGAATAACGAcgtgattttattattctcatatATACGAGTCGTTGAGTTATCGTTGGTCGGTATACGCGGCAAGAAAAATTgcctcgatcgatatttgcCCTTGATTCAATcgcgaataattttgaatcaatattttgtCAAAGACTATGCGATATTGAGTACCAGTTGCGTTGAATTCGATAAGTTGATTGTTGATATTTTGGAGGAATTGTTGTGGCAAGCATATTGCAAATACCAGATAAAATGAATTCGATGAATAGAGTAACCTTTGACTGCATTTTCAATAGaatgtttcgaaatttcttcctcTTGTTGCCACGCTTTCGATATCGGCATCGGTATCGTTTTATGATATCTTGGGTggtatttatattactatgaACAAGGAGAGAGAATAATATGAGAAGGACAAAGATagagtaaaaatattgaaattagcgccatctctagagtgccgcaaatCAAACATAGAGAGAATGGAAATGAGAAAGGAATTGATCATTAGCGCCATCTATTGAGTTACGATATCTTTATAAAGACATGGTTAATTCTAAAAGTATCCGAGAGATGGCGCTGTTCcataattcttattcttcctTATCCTGTCTTTTCTTTAGAAGTTTCTTTAACCTTCTAAGAGATGGCGTTATAGATCAATTCTTATCGTATCTCTATCCTCTTCTTTACATCTTCTATCCTTCCTTTctgtgtttcatttgcggcactctgaagatggcgctgatttcaatatttttattttatctctgtCCTTTTTCACTATTTACTCTCTTTGTTTAGACTTATTCTCACGATCACAGACACGATACCGCatgttaattcattttttttttttaatttaattaaaatgtgtttttatctttaatgtaagagatatataaaaggatatatatacatgacaTGCGTTTGTATGATCTTAAATTGTTGAATACTAATATCGAAGgaatacgaaaataattaattttgagaatatgaatttttttgattttatatcaaatgtaagattatatttaaaacaatacttttaatcctttatttttatgagATAAAGCTccataaaaaatcttttatattacataatattttatattatatataattattgtattgattTCATTACTGCCCATTCGTCGAAGTAAGAAACATCAAGTTATAATAAACTTGCTCGATACAATGAGATCATAAAAACAGTGAAATGCAAAACTATGAATGATCTGACTATTGAAAtgcaaattctaataaaatcgtAATAATCTGTAATTgtgcataatataaatatcaaattatatatgttttacaaAATTCCAAAACATTCTAAAGTACAAAAATAGTATTCTGTCttgcatttttataatttttaacgcattaaaattattgatacttttttcttaatccCTTAATCCCTTAATCCCTTAATCTAAgtcaatagaatttttatagaaataagttACTCGTTAATCTAGGACTAAAGATCGCAAAGAATCTTCAGGATAAGTTTCCATTATTGCAGTAGCGCCAAAATTAAACGGTATCGCTATACCACCGTCAAGAACTATACTAGCATCATAACACTGTGATCTTACTGTTaacttattacaaaattttcggGGATGAATACATTTTGATATAGGCCACAGATCATTTACTATCATATCTCTTATAACGTAACATAATTTTGATTcctctaaaatatattatatatagaaataattattttgtgacaattgtttatatttaaatagtattataCGTACCTGCATCAAAATATAAGCTATCGTTAAAAGTAGAAcagattttatcaatttcttcgtTAGTAAATTGCTTCTCCTTATTTAAAAGAGTCAATATTTCTTGTACTATTTGTGGATTAACgctatttatcgatttataccATGATGTTGATCCTGTTCCAGTAGTAATACATAAACCAGAACTTTTCACCAaatgatattcattttcatcgtCGACACTTACAAGCAATGAACTTGTTTTAGCAGAAAGTGTTTCTGCTATAAATACCTATAcgtgaaacaaatattaaattctaaattattaaaagatatatgatGCATTTAATGAAACTTACTTCATTTAATGCTAACCAAGGCAAACGCCTTATTTTTGGTAAATTacttgatatttcattttgctcTTGCATATAAAGTCtacaacgataaaaaattttttttcaacatatggtattttatattataaattaattcaaatttattacctTTCTCCACCTGCAATGCGACCTTTTTCGTGTGTATGAAAAGGAACATCCCAAATATTATCTCCCTTTATCGTAGTACGAATTCTCCGTCTCATTATTACGTTATAGTAACCTGCTCTTAgcatttcgaaaatatcagATATACTTTCCGTATATTTCATTGGTAACATAAGATATCCTTCGGATTTTTCCGGACATGAATTAATACCAATTATTGGTTTTTTGTtatcaaatatcatatttgatGCCATTAAAAACGTACCATCGCCACCGATTGGAAGAATTAGATCCGCCCAAGCAAAATTCGaaggatttaaatttttccttaaaaattaatattaatattgtcattaataatcatcttttttctttttaataaaaaattccttcgaaaattatatatacctatttattaatttgtattctatattcaatttttttaaaatttcagttacttgtttttttacattttcggTTGCTATATGACTAATCATCATAGAATCATAATCAGAacctctttcttttaatttctgtttGAATTGTTCTTCGTTCAATTTTGGTTCtcgtattttttcaaaataatatcgcGATAACTTTACTACAATAAGTATTCGTTTTGGCACAAAACTCGATTCATTTCGCAAGGATaatctgaaattattataaacattgttCTTATGTGGTTGTAAAAATTGGACAGCtcctgaaaaaatataaaatatgaattaaatcattaattaatcttttacaaacattttgaaataaatcattagaattagaaataataataaattataaattaacatttttcatttatcatatgttataaaaatattaagcaatatgtcattttatttgtaatatgtgtatatcataaataatcaattattaatttaataataaaaaattatttatataaagtcgatttatttgttatattttcattaattattttatctattatctcatgtttcatttaaaatatttaaaatattaaatagaatattttatttactataatttttaaaaagaattaaattattctataatctattatattgtgtaaaattttttttatttttattatattttttatatttttatatttatatttatattatatgttgttatattatatattcaaagtatTCATATAGTGATATATACTCTGATATTAGtttattgatatatgaaatatactttgattattctattacttgaaattattcaaattaaaatatatattgaagttattattaaagtttgttttttgtttttattggaACTCATTGACATTACGATCACGGATGTAATTAaacattatgtaaaattcacTTACTGACAGATCTTCGAAAATGATTGAGAGTCGTCATCGCAtgcttaaaaaaatgtatatgtcAAATTCgtgcaaataatattacaaaaagtgGTATGTTAAGAACATTAAAATGTTCCTAACCTCTCTACCGGTACGAACAGTAGATACTATATAATCAAGTGCAATGTTTGCGTTCACTCTATGACTATAGATATAAATCTCGAATGTAAAACCAGTATGGCGACTGCGGAAAATATGAATGCgagtataatttttgtttccattataaagtaataatttcttaataattaattaaactaaaaaaggaaaaaaatataaaataatattgtaaattataataataaaagtgaatCTACGTTTCTTTGTGTttgtgaatgaaaaaatatgaatcttttcaataatttttgttcttaaaattcagtaattgaaataacttagaaagaaaaaatttcactgTACAGATACACGCTTCGCTTAcactttattaattcatttgcaATACATTAATTAAGTCTGTTTAAATAGCATCAAGGCTACCTAACGTATGCCTTCGTTTATACTATAGACAATCATCTAACTTAAACACACACTCTTTTTGTCTTTCGATAATCTTTCGTACACTCTCATTCTCTCGCTCTTCCGTTCTTTCTTCGTATTCTCTTTCTCATTTGCGCTGTTTCTCATTTCTCTTTAATCTGTTCCATTATCGATATCATTTatcgttattgttattaccattgtcattatcattataccatataatatatcataagatCGAcgttaaaaactaaaattcgtataaaaagcGTCGTTATTCATACTAACAATGTAACTgtactatttaaataataattgaatcttaaaaaattatttgttcttgTTGTTGGTGGTAGTGTGTTTGAATGTATGAGATGTTTAATGCATCGAGTATAATACGAGGATGCAAGGCGTGCATAAAGTGACACATGTATTTATGCATACATTTATGTCGATTTATATTCTAAGAACTTCGGTAAGATCGCGAAATGCCCCGACATTGCGCTCACGTatcaaattacataatatatcgtatctttttatatcatttatcatcaTGAGAAATAacgatagttttaaa encodes:
- the LOC408642 gene encoding NAD kinase 2, mitochondrial, with the protein product MIFDNKKPIIGINSCPEKSEGYLMLPMKYTESISDIFEMLRAGYYNVIMRRRIRTTIKGDNIWDVPFHTHEKGRIAGGERLYMQEQNEISSNLPKIRRLPWLALNEVFIAETLSAKTSSLLVSVDDENEYHLVKSSGLCITTGTGSTSWYKSINSVNPQIVQEILTLLNKEKQFTNEEIDKICSTFNDSLYFDAEESKLCYVIRDMIVNDLWPISKCIHPRKFCNKLTVRSQCYDASIVLDGGIAIPFNFGATAIMETYPEDSLRSLVLD